Part of the Sylvia atricapilla isolate bSylAtr1 chromosome 1, bSylAtr1.pri, whole genome shotgun sequence genome, TTTTATctgtttcaaaataataattttctctcaGACAAGCTTTACAATCTCAGGATGAGACACTGAAGCCAACTTGCAGAAAAAACACAGGCACTGCAGTCCATCTCTTGCAGAAGCTATCCAATTTCTCCATATCCATCTTGGAATCATACAGAATGACCCgggggttggaagggacttttcAAGGTCATTTCGCTCCAAcccttctgccatgggcagggttATCTGTCACTAGACCAGGATGCCTCAAGCCACATCTAACCCTGCTTTGATCACTGCCAGCGATGGGGCACTGACACCACCTCTCAGCAACCAGTTTCAGTgcctcatcatcctcacagtagattttttccctaatatctaACCTCAGTCTacttttttttagttaaaaaaagtTGCCCCATGTCTTCTATTTCCCCACAAGTCCTAGAAGCCCACCCACTCCAGctacaaggaaaataaaagacataTACAATACCTCCACCATATGGTCCCCCCATGTTCCTGCTGCCACCAAAATTTCCACTCTTCATCGGACCATAATTTGAAGGTTGTTGGTTGTAATTGCCAAAATCATTATAGTTTCCACTTCCGTAATTGCCTATAATTACCAAcacaaaaatggagaaatatcTGGATGAGCTAAAATGGATACAATACTCCAAGATACCCCATTACAAAAGCTCTAAATAAAGTACTAAATCACACATGCATTCCAGCACTGCATGCACGAAACAAGTGTTTTCATTCTATTTCACACTACTTGAAAAACAACAGCTTCCTTACACAACATATACAAACAcccctcctcccagcctcaAATGACCTGCAGTAATTTGTAACTGAAATGCCTGAACGTTTTAATCCTAATGTTACCTCCTCCGTAGTTGTCATAACCACCTCCATAGCCTCCACCCTGGTTGCCATATCCAGGGCCTCCTCCACCAtagcctcctcttcctcctccataACCAGGACTGCCACCAAAGTTGCCACCTGTGAAAACATAATCCTTTTAAATGAACTTTTCAATATAGAACGCACTCAAATTACACACAAAGGGTGTTCTCCTGcttagaaaaacaaagagaaaaaaaaagtagttttctgaaggaattttttatgaacagtgctttttaaagcacataCCATCTCCCACCCTAACTGAACTGTGACCAAACCTCACCAGTCAGACTGCCTCAAGACCTCAACTGAACATTTAATTAAGATCTtaatttttccaggaaatttAAGACCCGCTCCTATCCTAAAGAAAACGGCTGTCCAAGAAATAACCATACAGTCTGCCATACGGAAATCTGACATAAGCAAACAACCATGTATACTTCTTAAAGCCAACAAAATGGCTCAGGTAATTCAGATACATTTTACACATATGGATATAAATATGCAAGTGTTTCttcacaagagaaaaataaatcaccacTGCAACACCAAACTAACCTCCAGGTCCTCCGCCATATCCATTATATCCATCACCAAATCCACGGCCACTTCCATATCCATCtattgggagaaaaaaacccagaggattTCAATTTACCTGCAGCAAAGTGGTCAAATTCTCAAACCCTAATGACCTTAAGAACCAAATCTCAGAAATTATCAATTAAGAATATGTACAAttaacttcagaaaaacagaagtgaaacaTCCAGTCATCGCtctacatttttccttttcttgcatTTGGATTGTACCCAGTTTTAAAAGGTCAGGCAACACTGCACAGAATCAGAGAAATCTCTGACCTTCTTAGCAATAATTAAGTTTAGGTTACTTTGGGCTTTCAATAAAAGCTAaaaaccaatcaaccaaaaaGACCAAAACACAATTTCACTTGCAAATTACTTTTCCCAAAAATTCTCTCAATTGCTACAGCTGCTTTCAAGTTGAATAGCATCACAGCATACAAAGTCATGCAGAACCAGAAAAACAGTATTAATAAGGTAAAAAACGTAAATGCTACAAACATGCCTGTCTTACCAGCTCCCCCTCTGAAATTGCTGCCAGGTCCTGGACCAAAGTTGCCACCACCTCCACGAGCATCACCAAAACCGAAGTTCCCTGTATCAGTTTAACATTTGTAAGTAGTGTGATTGTGGGAACTGAACACAAACATCAACCACAAACTACTAACCATTACTTGTACATACCTCCTCTACCACTCCTAGAATTCTGAACCTCCTGCATTTCCTGTCTAGAGAGAGCTTTCCTTACTTCTGCATTATGGCCATTGATGGTGTGGTACTTCTGCACTGTAACCAAGTAAGAGGCTATCAGCATTTAACTGACAACAAGTCAGAATATCAGACTTACAGCCCAAACACATTCTGAATCATataaaagaacacaaaataccATACGATTTTTGAACAAGGATGACAGTACTTATTTGAAATACATGTTCCCACACATTCAGGAACCTAAGATAAAGCAAATATACCGGCATGTAACTAAATCCCATTATTTCTAGTTTTACACAACCACCAAGGCTGCAAGAATCACTACTACCCAAGCAAAGGGTAAAATTACTTACATACAATTTTATCCACAGGATCATGGTCATCAAATGTAACAAATCCAAACCCTCTCTTTTTACCAGACTGTCTGTCAGTAATGATTTCAATAGTGTCAATTTTTCCATATTCCTCAAAGTAGTCACGAAGGTGGTGCTCTTCAGTGTCCTCTTTAATACCACCAACAAACAGTTTTTTCACAGTAACATGAGCACCAGGTTTTCCAGATTCCTGttagaaaaacttttaaattagCACAAACGAAAGCAATTTCACAAAGCACTACTTTATACTATGATTTCAGGAGTAGAATTCAGATAAACTAGGATTTTTCAAGCACTAAGGTACAGCCCTTTTATGAAGCATGACCTTGCAAGCTCATTTAGGGGGCCTTCTGAGAGAAAAGTTACATGGTTACTTGGGaggtttttcctctccccttcaTGTCAAAGCCTTAAAAACACCGAAAAATGATACAGATCAACAGTTTGGAAGAACTGCAAGTATTTAATAAGTGAGAGCATGATTTTAGTAATTGTTTGAATAAAGATGCCATCAGCTTCTTCTGCCAAATTCCCCAAAGGCAGTGAACCCACATTCCACTTTTGCATCAAGGTCCTTCAACCTTAGCAAATTCACAGCTATGCATTTGAACCCCATTAAACAGTATACACACATACTGCTGTAATTACCTTTTTCCAAATCTAACCAACCCTGCATTCTGcagagaatggaaagaaaattggGATAGCTAACAGGGGTACCAGTGATTATGATTTCCATTTCCCTATACCTTTGGGACAGCTCATTCAAATCAGGTTCTTCAGTCCAAATGTATTAAAACCTCAATCTGGTAAACCCTCCCCCAAGAGCTCCTGTGTGGTGAATGGAACTTGCCTTATAATCCACCCTTCTTCCTCAAGTACTTCTGTGCCACAGTTACCTGGCTTACAGGTTCACCTTGTTCCTGTACACATACCCCTCATTTGTGTAATTTATACCCTCAAGTGGAAATCAAGTATGCCTGAGGCTAAAACCAGCCTAAGTCCACAGATGATTCTGTACATCACCACTGGAAAAGTTTCCTTGCAACATTCTCTGGTTTTATGTACCTTTTAGAAATActctaaaaatatctttgagTAGTCAGAAAAGACTGACAGGAGTTTATTAATTTTAGGCTTGTAAGAGGATCTATTCCAAAGAAGAGTTACTTTGGAATTTGCATTATTACAGATATTCAACATGTTTGCAACAACAGTTTTCAGACCCCAGATATGTTCCTTGCAGACATGATTCCACAACCAGAATAACGTAACTCACTGTAATAATAGACATTACGTAAGTGACCAAAAGTGTGGGAAACAGTGCCCCAACTATGGGCTTTTAACCAGGTAATTTAAACCCAGTCAATTTCAAACAAGAACAAAGCCTAACTGTCTGACcaaaacaggtatttttcaaAGCATGAGAAGTATCTGCTCTCAAAGCCACACTTACCTCTCTAGCCACAGCTCTTTTAGGCTCAACCACCCTTCCATCAATTGTGTGAGGTCTTGCAGCCATAGCTGCATCAACTTCAGCCATGGAAGAGAATgttacaaaaccaaaccccctcGATCTTTTGCTTGCAGGATCCCTCATTAcctaaaaccaacaaaaacatttaaactACTTATACCTGTCTCATATTAAGCTTTTTGCTAACAGTATTTAGAGTAAGTATGTAAGcttaatttacattttccttgaTTTGATTTCAAAATACAATTATAGTAAAGCAGCAGATTGTTGATTTAATGAGTGATACTGCTTGGCATCAAAGAAATTCAAACCACTGTTGTCCTCCAAGATTTAGTTAATTCAGAAATTCTGCTAGATCACTGATGTGCGTTTATGTTCgtttttgcaaaagaaaaaacatgcatgtaatttctttaaatcttt contains:
- the HNRNPA2B1 gene encoding heterogeneous nuclear ribonucleoproteins A2/B1 isoform X1, whose translation is MPRGDRESDWREKEQFRKLFIGGLSFETTEESLRSYYEQWGKLTDCVVMRDPASKRSRGFGFVTFSSMAEVDAAMAARPHTIDGRVVEPKRAVAREESGKPGAHVTVKKLFVGGIKEDTEEHHLRDYFEEYGKIDTIEIITDRQSGKKRGFGFVTFDDHDPVDKIVLQKYHTINGHNAEVRKALSRQEMQEVQNSRSGRGGNFGFGDARGGGGNFGPGPGSNFRGGAGKTDGYGSGRGFGDGYNGYGGGPGGGNFGGSPGYGGGRGGYGGGGPGYGNQGGGYGGGYDNYGGGNYGSGNYNDFGNYNQQPSNYGPMKSGNFGGSRNMGGPYGGGNYGPGGSGGSGGYGGRSRY
- the HNRNPA2B1 gene encoding heterogeneous nuclear ribonucleoproteins A2/B1 isoform X4 — protein: MRDPASKRSRGFGFVTFSSMAEVDAAMAARPHTIDGRVVEPKRAVAREESGKPGAHVTVKKLFVGGIKEDTEEHHLRDYFEEYGKIDTIEIITDRQSGKKRGFGFVTFDDHDPVDKIVLQKYHTINGHNAEVRKALSRQEMQEVQNSRSGRGGNFGFGDARGGGGNFGPGPGSNFRGGAGKTDGYGSGRGFGDGYNGYGGGPGGGNFGGSPGYGGGRGGYGGGGPGYGNQGGGYGGGYDNYGGGNYGSGNYNDFGNYNQQPSNYGPMKSGNFGGSRNMGGPYGGGNYGPGGSGGSGGYGGRSRY
- the HNRNPA2B1 gene encoding heterogeneous nuclear ribonucleoproteins A2/B1 isoform X3, yielding MKNMREKEQFRKLFIGGLSFETTEESLRSYYEQWGKLTDCVVMRDPASKRSRGFGFVTFSSMAEVDAAMAARPHTIDGRVVEPKRAVAREESGKPGAHVTVKKLFVGGIKEDTEEHHLRDYFEEYGKIDTIEIITDRQSGKKRGFGFVTFDDHDPVDKIVLQKYHTINGHNAEVRKALSRQEMQEVQNSRSGRGGNFGFGDARGGGGNFGPGPGSNFRGGAGKTDGYGSGRGFGDGYNGYGGGPGGGNFGGSPGYGGGRGGYGGGGPGYGNQGGGYGGGYDNYGGGNYGSGNYNDFGNYNQQPSNYGPMKSGNFGGSRNMGGPYGGGNYGPGGSGGSGGYGGRSRY
- the HNRNPA2B1 gene encoding heterogeneous nuclear ribonucleoproteins A2/B1 isoform X2, whose protein sequence is MPRGDRESDWREKEQFRKLFIGGLSFETTEESLRSYYEQWGKLTDCVVMRDPASKRSRGFGFVTFSSMAEVDAAMAARPHTIDGRVVEPKRAVAREESGKPGAHVTVKKLFVGGIKEDTEEHHLRDYFEEYGKIDTIEIITDRQSGKKRGFGFVTFDDHDPVDKIVLQKYHTINGHNAEVRKALSRQEMQEVQNSRSGRGGNFGFGDARGGGGNFGPGPGSNFRGGADGYGSGRGFGDGYNGYGGGPGGGNFGGSPGYGGGRGGYGGGGPGYGNQGGGYGGGYDNYGGGNYGSGNYNDFGNYNQQPSNYGPMKSGNFGGSRNMGGPYGGGNYGPGGSGGSGGYGGRSRY